In Arsenicicoccus sp. oral taxon 190, the following are encoded in one genomic region:
- a CDS encoding mycothione reductase produces the protein MADRHFDLIIIGTGSGNSLITPELADQDIAILERGTFGGTCLNVGCIPTKMYAYPADVITSAQHLDRLGASFPCDPQVRWREIRDRIFAGRIDQIAAGGEQYRRQDPHITVFDGSARFVGPKEIDTGTGATITADQIVVAAGSRVSMLDVDGLREAAPSLGVHTSDSVMRMEELPRRLTVVGGGFVAAEFAHIFDSFGVEVTWLQRSGTLLRKEDDLISGRFTEIAGERYDLRLGTQISAAERRDGAWHLTTTGPPGSGEVVADAVLVATGRVPNADQLGLAEVGYRMDGPRLWVDEQQRTSVEGVWAVGDISSHWQLKHVANHEARVVAHNLAHPDDLRSSDHRYVPAAVFTHPQIASVGLTERELQAAGRDYVVKVQDYGATAYGWAMEDTTGICKLLADPQTRQLLGAHIMGHDASNLIQPLIQGMSLGQTVPELARGQYWIHPALMEVVENALLGLEL, from the coding sequence ATGGCTGACCGTCACTTCGACCTGATCATCATCGGCACGGGCTCGGGCAACTCGCTCATCACCCCCGAGCTGGCCGACCAGGACATCGCGATCCTCGAGCGGGGCACCTTCGGCGGCACCTGCCTCAACGTCGGCTGCATCCCCACCAAGATGTACGCCTACCCGGCCGACGTCATCACCTCCGCGCAGCACCTCGATCGCCTGGGCGCGTCCTTCCCGTGCGACCCGCAGGTGCGGTGGCGCGAGATCCGCGACCGGATCTTTGCCGGGCGGATCGACCAGATCGCCGCGGGCGGCGAGCAGTACCGCCGCCAGGACCCGCACATCACGGTGTTCGACGGGAGCGCGCGGTTCGTCGGGCCCAAGGAGATCGACACCGGCACCGGCGCCACCATCACGGCCGACCAGATCGTCGTGGCCGCCGGCTCGCGCGTGTCGATGCTCGACGTCGACGGCCTGCGCGAGGCGGCCCCCTCGCTCGGCGTGCACACGAGCGACAGCGTGATGCGGATGGAGGAGCTGCCGAGGCGCCTGACGGTCGTGGGCGGCGGCTTCGTCGCGGCCGAGTTCGCCCACATCTTCGACTCCTTCGGCGTGGAGGTGACCTGGCTGCAGCGCAGCGGCACCCTGCTCCGCAAGGAGGACGACCTCATCTCCGGGCGGTTCACCGAGATCGCGGGAGAGCGCTACGACCTGCGGCTCGGCACCCAGATCAGCGCCGCCGAGCGCCGCGACGGGGCCTGGCACCTGACGACGACCGGGCCCCCGGGGTCGGGCGAGGTGGTGGCCGACGCCGTGCTGGTCGCCACCGGGCGCGTGCCCAACGCCGACCAGCTCGGCCTCGCGGAGGTCGGCTACCGGATGGACGGACCCCGCCTGTGGGTCGACGAGCAGCAGCGCACCAGCGTCGAGGGGGTCTGGGCGGTCGGCGACATCAGCAGCCACTGGCAGCTCAAGCACGTCGCCAACCACGAGGCGCGGGTCGTCGCGCACAACCTCGCCCACCCCGACGACCTGCGGTCCAGCGACCACCGCTACGTCCCTGCCGCCGTGTTCACCCACCCGCAGATCGCGTCGGTCGGCCTGACGGAGCGCGAGCTGCAGGCGGCCGGGCGCGACTACGTCGTGAAGGTGCAGGACTACGGCGCGACCGCCTACGGCTGGGCGATGGAGGACACCACCGGCATCTGCAAGCTGCTCGCCGACCCGCAGACCCGGCAGCTGCTCGGCGCGCACATCATGGGGCACGACGCGAGCAACCTGATCCAGCCGCTGATCCAGGGCATGTCCCTCGGCCAGACCGTCCCCGAGCTCGCCCGCGGGCAGTACTGGATCCATCCCGCCCTGATGGAGGTCGTCGAGAACGCCCTGCTGGGTCTCGAGCTGTGA